The genome window ccgcagcataactaaacccgcctgtttccaccctccgtaacatcgcccgtctccgccccctgcctcagctcatccgctgctgaaaccctcatccgtgcccgttacctccagacttgactattccaacacactcctggccggcctcccacattctacccgacgtaaactagaggtgatccaaaactcggctgcccccgtgtcctaactcacaccgggtcccactcacccatcaccccctgtgctcactgaccccgtgtcctaactcacaccgagtcccactcacccatcaccccctgtgctcactgccccgtgtcctaactcgcacacagtcccactcacccatcaccccctgtgctcactgaccccgtgtcctaactcacacccagccccactcacccatcaccccctgtgctcactgaccccgtgtcctaactcacaccgagtcccactcacccatcccacctgtgctcactgcccccgtgtcctaactcgcacccagtcccgctcacccatcaccccctgtgctcactgaccccgtgtcctaactcacacccagtcccactcacccatcaccccctgtgctcactgaccccgtgtcctaactcacacccagtcccactcacccatcaccccctgtgctcactgaccccgtgtcctaactcacacccagtcccgctcacccatcaccccctgtgctcactgacctacattggctcccggttaagcaacgcctcgatttcaaaattctcatccttgtttacaaatccctccatggccctcgccccctccctatctctgtaaccccctccatggccctcacccctccctatctctgtaacctcctccagccctctacacccctccctatctctgtaaccccctccatggccctcacccctccctatctctgtaacttcctccagccccctacacccctccctatctctgtaaccccctccatggccctacacccctccctatctctgtaacctcctccagccccctacacccctccctatctctgtaacctcctccagcccctacacccctccctatctctgtaaccccctccatggccctacacccctccctatctctgtaacctcctccagccccctacacccctccctatctctgtaacctcctccagcccctacacccctccctatctctgtaacctcctccagccccctacacccctccctatctctgtaacctcctccagccccacaaccccccgagatctctgcactcctctaattctgccctcctgaccatccctgattataatcgctccaccatcgttggccgtgccttctgttgcctgggccccaagctctggaactccctccctaaacctctccgcctctctctcctccttcaagacgctccttaaaacctaacatctcacctgcgctaatttctacttaagcgtcTCGGCGTCAAATATTTATCTCACAACACTGCTGTGAAGAGTCCTGGGACGTTTcatgacattaaaggcgctatcctAATGCACGCTGTTGTTGTACAGTTAAGTTCCAGTGTCCGCCAAATCGACCATTCAGGTGTAAAAACAACCGGGTGTGCCTGTGGATCGGACGAAGGTGCGACGGAGTTGACAATTGCGGAGACCACACTGACGAGGATGATTGCGGTAAGGTCTGCGTGACATCCTGCCAGGGCTTCCTGGAAGAATGTCTACCCGTCTGCCGTTTGTAGCCTTTAAACAGGAAACACAAGCAGAAGCGGTGATGTCAGGAGTTTGTGCAGTGAAGCAATATTCTCCTCGGGGTGGAGAAGGTTAAGGGAATCCATCACtcgaaggcagtccctcggaatcgaggaagacttgctcccactctaaacacgagtcctgaggtggctgaacagtccaatatggggaaccacagtccctgtcacaggtgggacagatagacgttgagggaaggggagggtgggacaggtttgccgcacgctccttccgctgcctgcgcttggtttctgcacgctctcggcgacgagactcgaggtgctcagcgccctcccggatgcactccctccacttagggcggactggtctttgggccagggactcccaggtgtcggtggggatgttgcactttatcagggaggctttgagggtggtccctgtaacgtttcctctgcccacctttggcttgtttgccatgaaggagttccgagtagagcgcttgctttgggagtctcgtgtctggggggacatgcggacaatgtggccctgcccagcggagctggtcgagtgtggtcagtgcttcgatgctggagatgttgggcctcgtcgaggacgctaacgttggtgcgtctgtcctcccaggggatttgtaggatcttgcagagacagcgttggtggtaccaaGGGATTTAAGGGAATTTAGTTATGGAGAGAAACTGGAGTCATTCTCCttagaggccaaacctggaatactgtgtacagttttggtctccgtatttaaggaaggatacacttgttttggaggcagtttagagaaggttcactcggttgattccggagatgagggggttgacttatgaggaaaggttgaggaggttgggcctctactcattggagttcagaagaatgagaggtgatcttattgaaacgtatacaattcttgaagggtctggacagggtagatgcagagaggatgtttccactgatgggggagactagaactagggggcatggtcttagaataaggggccgcccatttaaaactgagatgaggaggaatttcttctctcagagggttgtaaatctgtggaattctctgccccagagagctgtggaggctgggacattgaatatatttaaggcgggagatagacagatttttgagcgataagggagtgaagggttatggggagcgggcggggaagtggagctgagtccatgatcggatcagccatgatcatattaaatggcggagcaggctcgaggggccgaatggccgactcctgctcctatttcttatgttcttatgacgtagaggagaccacatcgtgggtgggtgggtggggaagggagaaAATAAAAGAACTTTAAGATTGagtttaaaaaatacatttaaaaatcatttttttttgtatCTTGACTACAGAGAAGCCAACGGAGAAGCCCAAAGCCTGTGAGAAGGGCGAGTTCACCTGCTCAAATGGCAAGTGCATCAGTCAAAGGCTCCTCTGCAACAACTGGGAGGACTGTGGTGATGGAGCAACTGATGAAGAGGAGTGTTCGAAGAGTAAGTTGGACCTGGGCGTGGGGCCTCGGTTgggtattattatttaaatggagaaagattacaaagtgctgcagtacagcgggacctgggggtacttgtgcatgaaacacaaaaggttagtatgcaggtacagcaagtgatcaggaaggccaatggaatcttggcctttattgcaaaggggatggagtataaaagcagggaagtcttgctccagttatacagggtattggtgaggccacacctggagtactgcgtgcagttttggtctctgtatttaaggaaggatatacttgctttggaggcagttcagagaaggttcactcggttgattctggagatgagggggttgacttatgaggaaaggttgagtaggttgggcctctactcattagaattcaaaagaatgagaggcgatcttatcaaaacgtgtaagattatgagggggctcgacaaggtggatgcagagaggatatttccactgatgggggagactagaactagagggcatggtcttagaataaggggccacccatttaacagggtggaatgggactaattgtacagcactttcaaagagctggttTCGTGTCAACTGTGACTCTGGGTAGCACATGGGTACGGCCACagtccagagactttagcacataatccaggtcgacactcccagtgcagtgctgagggagcaccgcactgtcggaggggcagtgctgagggagggccgcactgtcggaggggtagtactgagggagtgccgcactgtcataggggcagtactgagggagcgccgcactgtcggaagggcggtactgagggagtgccgcactgtcggaggggcggtactgagggagccccgcactgtcggaggggcagtactgagggagccccgcactgtcggaggggcagtactgagggagccccgcactgtcggaggggcggtactgagggagcgccgtactgtcggaggggcagtactgagggagcgccgcactgtcggaggggcagtactgagggagtgccgcactgtcggaggggcagtactgagggagcgccgtactgcgctgtcagaggggccgtactgagggagcgccgcactgtcggaggggcagtactgagggagcgccgcactgtcggaggggcagtactgagggagcgccgcactgtcggaggggcagtactgagcgagtgccgcactgtcggaggggcactactgagggagtgccgcactgtcggaggggcagtactgagggagtgccgcactgtcggaggggcagtactgagggagcgccgtactgcgctgtcagaggggccatactgagggagtgccgtactgttggaggtgccgtctttcggatgagacattaaaccgaggccccgtctgccccttcaggtggatgtaaaagatcccggggccactatttggaagaagagcagggggagttctccccggtgtccaggggccaatatttatccctcaaccaaaatcataaAAAataattactgtttgtgggagcttgctgtgcgcagattggcaacGCATTTCCTGCAttcaaacagtgactgcactgtcaaaaagaggtactcccattggttgtgaggtgctttgggacgtcctgagttgatgacaggtgctatataaatgcaaactcttgCTTTCTTTGCTCTTCAGATCCACAGTGTAGAGTCAACCGGGGTATTTGTGGAGACGACGCGGAGTGCAAGGAGAACAAGAGGACCTCCTACTGTGTGTGTCGACACGGCTTCCAGTATAACAACGACCGAAGGCAGTGTGAAGGTACGCTCTGCCCGAGCTTCATCCGAgaatcacagacatttacagcacggagggaggccatttcggcccatcgtgtccctgttgcgccggccgaccaagagctatccagcctaatcccactttccagctctcggtccgtcacaggccgtccctcggaatcgaggaagacttgcctccactctaaacacgagtccttaggtggctgaacagtccaatacgggaaccacagtccctgtcacaggtgggacagatagacgttgagggaaggggagggtgggactggtttgccgcacgctccttccgctgcctgcgcttggtttctgcacgctctcggcgacgagactcgaggtactcagcgccctcccggatgcactccctccacttagggcggactggtctttgggccagggactcccaggtgtcggtggggatgttgcactttattagggaggctttgagggtggtccctgtaacgtttcctctgcccacctttggctcgtttgcccgtgaaggagttccgagtagagcgcttgctttggggagtctcgtgtctgcgggcatgcggacaatgtggccctgcccagcggagctggtcgagtgtggtcagtgcttcgatgctggggatgttggcctggtcgaggacgctaacgttggtgcgtctgtcctcccaggggatttgcaggatcttgcggagacatcgttggtggtatttctccagcgacttgaggtgtctactgtacatggtccatgtctctgagccatacaggagggcgggtatcactacagccctgtagaccatgagcttggtggcagatccaCCTTGGTAACCCTgcgggttatggcacttcaagtgcacatccaagtactttttaaatgtggtgagggtttctgcctctaccaccctttcaggccgtgagttccaccccagacccccaccaccctctgggtgaagacatttcccctcaaatcccctctaaacctcccccaattactttaaatctatgccccctggttgttgacccctctgccaagggaaacaggtccttcctacccactctatccaggcccctcatcattttatacacctcaatcaggtctcccctcagcctcctctgttccaaagaaaacaaacccagcctatccaatctctccagtcccggcaacatcctggtaaatctcctctgtaccctctccagtgcaacatcctggtaaatctcctctgtaccctctccagtgcaacatactggtaaatctcctctgtaccctctccagtgcaacatcctggtaaatctcctctgtaccctctccagtgcaacatcctggtaaatctcctctgtaccctctccagtgcaacatcctggtaaatctcctctgcaccctctccagtgcaacatcctggtaaatctcctctgtaccctctccagtgcaacatcctggtaaatctcctctgtaccctctccagtgcaacatcctggtaaatctcctctgtaccctctccagtgcaacatcctggtaaatctcctctaccctctccagtgcaatcacatccttcctgtaatgttggtgaccagaactgcacgcagtactccagctgtggcctaaccagtgtttttacagttcaagcataacctccctgctcttgtattccatgcgtcggccaataaagtcaagtattccgtgtgccttcttaaccacattatccacctggcctgctaccttcagggatctgtggacctgcactcccaggtccctctgttcctctacacttctcagtgtcctaccatttaatgtgtattcccttgccttgttagccctccccagatgcattacctcacacttacccggattaaactccatttgccactgttctgcccacctgaccagttcatcgatatcttcctgcagtccgcagctttcttcttcgttatcaacaACACGGCCTGttggcatctgcaaacttcttaatcaacatagaaacatagaaaataggtgcaggagtaggccattcggcccttcgagcctgcaccaccattcaataagatcatggctgatcattccctcagtaccccactcctgctttctctccataccccgtgatccctttagccgtaagggccacatctaactcccttttgaatatatccaaagaactggcctcaacaactttctgtggtagagaattccacaggttcacaattctctgggtgaagaagtttctcctcatctcggtcctaaatggcttaccccttatccttagactgtgacccctggttctggacttccccaacatcgggaacattcttcctgcatctaacctgtccaatcccgtcagaattttatatatttctatgagatcccctctaattcttctaaactccagtgaatataagcccagtcgatccagtctttcttcatatgtcagtcctgccagcccgggaatcagtctggtgaacctcaatagcaagaatgtccttcctcagattaggagaccaaaactgaacacaatattccagtatccctgctcctatactcaaattctctcgctatgaaggccaacatgccatttgccttcttcaccgcctgctgtacctgcatgccaactttcaatgactaatgtaccatgacccccaggtctcgttgcagctccccttttcctaatctgtcaccgttcagataatattgtgcgctcaaaaccagcttttgcgatgcctttgcgggtctgtacacactccgtaccgacccggGGAGGGCAGGAATTCAGGCCAAATATTTATTACTGTTACATAGCAAGTTAAATGCCTCCAGCATCTGCAGCCGAAATATAATCTTCACTCCTCGTTTGGTCTGTTTTATCGAAAAGTTAATTATCTTGAAGCCTGTTTTTGATGAAGTCTCAATTTAAATGTTTTTCTCCTCTACAGATAACAATGAATGCTTGCAGTTTGGTGTCTGCTCCCAGTATTGCAATAACACCAAGGGGTCCTATATGTGCACCTGTTCCAAAAACTATCTCAAAGGCCGGAACCATACATGCAAGGCAGAAGGTAAGGTGTCCACTTGCAAACCAAGTTTCTTAGAAGGAGGCCATTGTTTTGCGAATTACCTTAAATATGTCTCCACTGGAAACCGTTCCACCTTATTTACTCTCATCAgtaaacacctcgattaaatctcccactgtcggagggcagtactgagggagtgccgcactgtgggagggcagtactgagggagtgccgcactgtcggaggggcagtactgagggagtgccgcactgtcggaggggcggtactgagggagctccgcactgtcggagggcagtactgagggagcgccgcactgtcggagggcagtactgagggagtgccgcactgtcggagggcagtactgagggagcgccgcactgtgggaggggcggtactgagggagcgccgcactgtcggaggggcagtactgagggagcgccgcactgtcggaggggcagtactgagggagcaccgcactgtcggaggggcagtactgagggagcgccgcactgtcggaggggcagtactgagggagcgccgcactgtgggaggggcggtactgagggagcgccgcactgtcggagggcagtgctgagggagtgccgcactgtcggaggggcggtactgagggagtgccgcactgtcggagggcggtactgagggagtgccgcactgtcggagggcagtgctgagggagtgccgcactgtcggaggggcggtactgagggagtgccgcactgtcggaggggcggtactgagggagcgccgcactgtcggaggggcagtactgagggagtgccgcactgtcggaggggcggtactgagggagcgccgcactgtcggaggggcggtactgagggagcgccgcactgtcggaggggcggtactgagggagcgccgcactgtcggaggggcggtactgagggagcgccgcactgtcggaggggcagtactgagggagcgccgcactgtcggagggacagtactgagggagcaccgcactgtcggaggggcagtactgagggagcgccgcactgtcggggcagtactgagggagcgccgcactgtcggggcagtactgagagagcaccgcactgtcggaggggcagtactgagggagcgccgcactgccagaTTCATCGCTTCAGGTTGGCTTCGAACGGTCCAGttaattctcctcctctccccccccgccccctcccgaccTGCCTCCCCCACAGGTTCCGAGCAGCAGGTTCTGTACATCGCCGACGACAATGAAATCCGTAGCCTCTACCCATTCAACCCCAACTCGGCCTATGAGCAGGCCTTCCAGGGCGATGAGACAGTGAGGATTGATGCCATGGACGCCTACGTCAAGGGCAACATCATCTTCTGGACCAACTGGCACACCGGCAAGATCTCGTACCGCGATCtctcggcttcctcctccccctcctccaaccGCAACAAGAGGCAGGTCAACACCGGGGTGGTGAATCTCAACGTGAGTGCCCCACGCTGTGTCTCCGCGGTGGGTGaccaggggcggggagctgggcttCCGAGGGAGGAGGGTCttcatttcaaattctcatcctcctcttcaaatccttccatggccccctcgccctctctctccccccccgtcccctctccccccccccccccctcgccctctctctccccccctcgccctctctctccccccccgtcctctctctcccccccccccctcgtcctctctctccccccccctcgtcctctctctcccccccccccctcgtcctctctctccccccccgtcctctctctcccccccccccgtcctctctctccccccccctcgtcctctctctccccccccgtcctctctctccccccccctcgtcctctctctccccccccccctcgtcctctctctccccccctcgtcctctctctccccccccccctcgtcctctctctccccccctcgtcctctcttcccccccccctcgtcctctctctcccccccccgtcctctctcccccccccccctcgtcctctctctccccccctcgtcctctctctcccccccccgtcctctctctccccccctcgtcctctctctctccccccctcgccctctctctccccccctcgccctctctctccccccctcgccccctctcttccccccccctcgccccctctcttccccccccctcgccctctctctccccccctcgtcctctctctcccccccgtcctctctctccccccctcgtcctctctccccccctcgtcctctctctcccccccgtcctctctctccccctcgtcctctctctccccc of Pristiophorus japonicus isolate sPriJap1 unplaced genomic scaffold, sPriJap1.hap1 HAP1_SCAFFOLD_3894, whole genome shotgun sequence contains these proteins:
- the LOC139250560 gene encoding low-density lipoprotein receptor-related protein 1-like — protein: LVFSLCPVVRTCPLDEFQCNNTLCKPLAWKCDGEDDCGDNSDENQEECLKFQCPPNRPFRCKNNRVCLWIGRRCDGVDNCGDHTDEDDCEKPTEKPKACEKGEFTCSNGKCISQRLLCNNWEDCGDGATDEEECSKNPQCRVNRGICGDDAECKENKRTSYCVCRHGFQYNNDRRQCEDNNECLQFGVCSQYCNNTKGSYMCTCSKNYLKGRNHTCKAEGSEQQVLYIADDNEIRSLYPFNPNSAYEQAFQGDETVRIDAMDAYVKGNIIFWTNWHTGKISYRDLSASSSPSSNRNKRQVNTGVVNLN